A region from the Acyrthosiphon pisum isolate AL4f chromosome A1, pea_aphid_22Mar2018_4r6ur, whole genome shotgun sequence genome encodes:
- the LOC103309417 gene encoding uncharacterized protein LOC103309417 — MMNNIGRKIQHFNSAIADSRKICKNKKYINYKSMNGLFLTVYTMALIFQTHSSSLEKEYKKIRCSDSMTCSKCTIEPMCVWSLKQQTCEKTNQYNSSSLIVSRIGECPKFRVVKKYDYEYTDNSRICVDYDVEITNDLLGFINYLNNADMYYAILNAFQEKVKITDKTKILCSFLQKKSSVNIKPAIIFIFIKFNDIMIQFDNVADHYVTVYGHKECATNEKYKNCVTCGWNTNKYSNYLKWCSSENTCNDDKSLYLKNNATNIIDEKVAYVANECAEINVTAVNPLSGPKTGGTTVRIIVRNHRIFLENRTLKVTVAGTVCTNPNTSGLDTITCTTSQAVDALSGPILVEYSSFESGLKIESSQIFKYCVDPVLDADQQLGGIASGGTSVPIHGRHFVEPCVISSAQLYVDLPNGVTRYAYNVCDPPVNDTYMVCQSPRMNGASWDSNQSVVGRLLNFGLNVLKFNGNQSLSVTGTSLSFHVHPDPVLEDFKECANDEKYKSCATCAWNKDGYSNYLRWCSSDNTCQVRKNMYMRNNGEEQLNLKLAHLTNDCSEINVTAVDPLSGPETGGTTMMITVRNHEILAENRTVIVTIAGTVCMNPRTLGPETITCTTTQSKKTLSGPIMVEYSSIESVLKIESSQIFQFCLNPVLDVAHQLGGIASGGTSVPVLGNNFVEPCFALLARLYVDLSDDVRRYSDSYCDPPVNDTYMVCRSPKVNCDSRDGDASVVGKLLNFGLEITFSNVDFSSNQSQPIVVRGPSLSFYVHPDPVLLDFKIDESGSVVVNGLHLQDLQPKDIVIRAMDSPSSVCLVISVIRDGLVCEPNMSVNAAQIISVTLGKSLLFTVSRRTLPHPDDPSEITGWFITVIVMSTVLVFVLALAYCLRKKNRAYVIENNISNLPESSTSSQDLYVQTIL, encoded by the exons ATGAACAATATTGGACggaaaatacaacattttaacagTGCAATAGCTGATAGCAGAAAGAtatgcaaaaacaaaaaatatatcaattacaaATCTATGAATGGACTATTTTTAACTGTCTATACAATG GCTTTGATTTTTCAAACGCACAGTAGCTCACTTGAAAAAGAGTACAAGAAAATCAGGTGCTCAGATTCAATGACGTGCAGCAAATGTACAATCGAACCTATGTGTGTATGGTCCCTTAAACAACAAACATGTGAAAAAACGAATCAATATAATTCGTCGAGTTTAATTGTCTCCAGAATAGGAGAATGTCCAAAGTTTagagtagttaaaaaatatgattatgaatATACAGACAATTCAAGAATTTGTGTGGACTATGATGTCGAGATAACAAATGATTTGTTAGGTTTCATAAATTATCTTAATAACGCTGATATGTATTACGCAATTCTAAATGCTTTTCAAGAAAAGGTTAAAATAACagataaaacgaaaatattgtGTTCATTCCTCCAAAAAAAATCATCGGTTAACATCAAGCcggctattatttttatatttattaagttcaaTGACATTATGATACAGTTTGACAACGTCGCTGATCACTATGTTACGGTGTATGGACATAAGGAATGCGCCACCAATGAAAAGTACAAAAACTGTGTGACATGTGGATGGAATACAAACAAGTACTCGAACTACTTGAAATGGTGTTCATCCGAAAACACCTGTAATGATGACAAGAGCTTATACCTAAAGAATAATGCTACAAATATAATAGACGAAAAGGTAGCGTACGTGGCGAATGAATGTGCCGAAATAAATGTAACAGCGGTAAATCCACTGTCTGGACCGAAAACCGGTGGAACGACCGTAAGGATAATAGTTAGGAACCACAGGATATTCCTTGAGAACCGAACGTTAAAGGTAACCGTGGCAGGAACAGTATGCACGAATCCAAATACGTCCGGGCTCGACACTATAACTTGCACTACGTCACAAGCGGTTGACGCATTATCGGGTCCGATCCTGGTGGAGTACTCGTCGTTCGAAAGTGGACTAAAGATTGAGTCGTCCCAGATATTCAAGTATTGTGTCGATCCCGTACTAGACGCAGACCAACAACTTGGTGGCATAGCGTCCGGTGGCACTTCTGTGCCGATTCACGGAAGACATTTCGTAGAACCTTGCGTTATATCCTCTGCCCAACTGTACGTTGACCTTCCCAATGGTGTCACAAGGTACGCATACAATGTTTGTGATCCACCGGTTAACGACACCTATATGGTTTGTCAATCGCCAAGAATGAACGGTGCTAGCTGGGACAGTAACCAGTCGGTGGTGGGACGGCTGCTTAACTTCGGGCTTAATGTGCTGAAATTTAATGGAAATCAGTCTTTGTCCGTTACCGGAACGTCACTTAGCTTTCACGTGCACCCCGATCCTGTTCTCGAGGACTTT AAAGAGTGTGCAAATGACGAAAAGTACAAATCATGTGCTACATGTGCATGGAATAAAGATGGGTACTCAAACTACTTGAGATGGTGTTCCTCCGATAACACCTGCCAAGTTcgcaaaaatatgtatatgaggAACAACGGTGAAGAAcagttaaacttaaaattagcACACTTGACGAATGATTGTTCCGAAATAAATGTGACGGCAGTTGATCCGCTTTCTGGGCCGGAAACCGGTGGCACGACCATGATGATCACAGTGAGGAACCATGAGATATTAGCAGAGAACCGAACAGTAATTGTGACAATAGCAGGAACAGTGTGCATGAACCCCAGAACATTGGGACCAGAGACTATAACGTGCACCACAACACAATCCAAAAAAACATTGTCCGGTCCGATTATGGTCGAGTACTCGTCGATTGAAAGTGTGCTGAAGATTGAGTCGTCTCAGATATTCCAATTCTGTCTCAATCCCGTACTGGACGTGGCCCACCAACTTGGAGGCATAGCGTCTGGTGGCACTTCCGTGCCGGTCCTTGGCAATAATTTCGTAGAACCATGCTTTGCATTGCTTGCCCGACTGTACGTTGACCTGTCTGACGATGTCAGACGGTATTCAGATAGTTATTGCGATCCACCAGTCAACGACACGTACATGGTATGCCGATCGCCAAAAGTGAACTGCGATAGCAGGGACGGGGACGCGTCGGTTGTGGGGAAGCTACTGAACTTCGGACTGGAAATAACATTCAGTAACGTCGACTTCTCTTCGAATCAGTCACAGCCAATCGTGGTTCGTGGCCCATCGCTCAGTTTTTACGTGCACCCCGATCCGGTTCTGTTAGACTTTAAAATTGACGAAAGTGGTTCAGTAGTCGTCAATGGCCTCCACTTGCAGGATTTACAGCCTAAAGATATCGTGATTCGGGCGATGGATTCACCGTCCTCAGTTTGCCTAGTCATTTCGGTGATACGAGACGGTTTGGTGTGTGAACCGAATATGTCCGTCAACGCGGCTCAAATTATCTCCGTCACATTGGGCAAGTCTTTGCTGTTCACTGTGAGCAGGAGAACGTTACCTCATCCTGATGATCCTTCCGAAATTACTGGCTGGTTTATCACAGTTATTGTCATGTCTACGGTGCTGGTATTTGTCTTAGCTTTGGCTTATTgcctaagaaaaaaaaatcgggcTTAtgtgattgaaaataatattagtaacctGCCTGAGTCATCCACAAGTTCGCAGGACCTATACGTACAAACTATACtgtaa